The Methanococcoides methylutens MM1 genome has a window encoding:
- the nrdD gene encoding anaerobic ribonucleoside-triphosphate reductase — MGGSTGNDEINRLDFENTGELIDDVLYDRNWLLRENANTRLSPSVIDMHIASQLKKRYALEKLYSKEVANAHIKGIIHIHDLSEPFKPYCNGIDGRIFLMDGLKFPDSRSAPAKQFNAAMFHAMSFMLHSQQFFAGAQAIDMFNWLLAPHLHYSDIDEEQLLRIVQGFMFQMNQSNRIGAQSAFTNIGLRINCPSSLKNEYAVYDGKFIDRTYSEFEEEARAIYNAFMEIAASGDADGLPFTFPLITTAITKDLDLEDPLWKKTMYATSSTGAPYFLNLTTDYLEENTVQAMCCRLLARHSGGVWTAGGMGSGSNKIVTVNLPGIALETGDIDGFFDRLDEILEITRKALLEGQEIVRKSLYEWKILPWLLQRTENDLPYFDFDSRHLTFGVVGLNECLLNLKGESMIEQHELGMKIIRHMLARIETYSREDGIEYTFEQTPAESTAHRLAMLDRSRFGDKAHVQGTDRDAYYTNSTHVPYSSSISLAEKINIEAAFHPYFTGGTISHIWMGESFPDPEGMSELIQKLAGTDLAYFCFSPDFSVCENRHVSRGMNLKCPICNKPAIDHVSRVTGYFGHVKQWNPGKQKEYEERHRYNLHEKH, encoded by the coding sequence ATGGGTGGGAGCACAGGCAACGACGAGATCAATCGTCTTGATTTTGAAAACACTGGTGAACTGATAGACGATGTCCTGTATGACAGGAACTGGCTGCTCAGGGAGAACGCAAACACACGACTTAGCCCATCGGTCATCGATATGCATATTGCATCACAACTCAAGAAGAGATATGCACTTGAGAAACTGTACTCCAAGGAGGTTGCAAATGCCCACATCAAGGGCATCATCCACATACATGACCTGAGCGAACCTTTCAAGCCATACTGCAATGGTATCGATGGAAGGATCTTCCTCATGGACGGACTTAAGTTCCCGGATTCCAGAAGCGCCCCTGCCAAACAGTTCAATGCCGCCATGTTCCATGCCATGTCCTTCATGCTTCATTCACAGCAGTTCTTCGCAGGAGCACAGGCTATTGATATGTTCAACTGGCTGCTTGCACCACATCTTCACTATTCGGACATCGATGAGGAACAATTGCTCCGGATAGTACAGGGATTCATGTTCCAGATGAACCAGTCCAACCGTATCGGTGCACAGAGTGCATTCACCAACATCGGACTTCGTATCAACTGCCCTTCGTCCCTTAAAAATGAATACGCGGTCTATGACGGGAAGTTCATTGACAGGACATACTCGGAGTTTGAAGAGGAAGCACGTGCCATCTACAATGCCTTTATGGAAATTGCAGCAAGTGGAGATGCTGACGGCCTTCCATTCACATTTCCACTGATAACCACTGCCATAACAAAAGACCTTGACCTTGAAGATCCACTGTGGAAAAAAACAATGTACGCCACATCTTCCACAGGGGCCCCGTACTTCCTGAACCTGACCACAGATTACCTTGAAGAAAATACTGTTCAGGCCATGTGTTGTCGCCTTCTTGCCAGACATTCAGGAGGCGTGTGGACAGCTGGCGGCATGGGAAGTGGTTCAAACAAGATAGTTACGGTTAACCTCCCCGGAATTGCACTTGAAACCGGAGATATCGACGGTTTCTTTGATCGACTGGATGAGATCCTTGAGATAACAAGGAAAGCCCTGCTCGAAGGACAGGAGATCGTCAGGAAGTCCCTTTATGAGTGGAAGATACTTCCCTGGCTGCTGCAGAGAACTGAAAATGACCTGCCTTATTTTGATTTTGATTCGAGGCACCTGACCTTCGGAGTTGTAGGCCTTAATGAATGCCTGCTCAACCTAAAAGGGGAAAGCATGATAGAACAGCATGAACTGGGTATGAAGATCATACGCCACATGCTTGCAAGGATAGAGACATACTCAAGAGAGGACGGGATCGAGTACACGTTCGAACAGACACCTGCAGAGAGCACCGCACACAGGCTGGCGATGCTTGACCGATCCCGGTTCGGTGATAAAGCACATGTTCAGGGAACTGATCGTGATGCTTACTACACAAATTCCACGCATGTGCCCTACAGCTCAAGTATATCCCTTGCAGAAAAAATAAATATCGAAGCAGCTTTTCATCCATATTTTACCGGAGGCACAATCAGTCATATCTGGATGGGAGAAAGTTTCCCGGACCCGGAAGGAATGAGCGAGCTGATACAGAAACTTGCCGGGACGGACCTTGCTTACTTCTGCTTCTCCCCCGACTTTTCGGTCTGCGAGAACAGACACGTCTCGCGTGGAATGAACCTTAAATGTCCCATCTGCAATAAGCCTGCAATTGACCACGTTTCAAGGGTCACAGGCTATTTCGGACACGTGAAGCAGTGGAACCCCGGAAAACAGAAAGAGTATGAGGAAAGGCACCGCTACAACCTCCATGAAAAACACTAA
- a CDS encoding Mrp/NBP35 family ATP-binding protein, with protein sequence MSSNIQSPESLLSAKPEEPKLVSNLRGIKNKIMVMSGKGGVGKSTVSANLAATLADRGYKVGLLDSDIHGPTIPTMFGVEGQRPVVGENGIVPVPVNDNLKVMSVGLLLDSDDSPIIWRGPAKMSAIKQFLEEVDWGTLDYLIIDLPPGTGDEPLSIAQLIGNLDGAVVVTTPQDVALTSVRKSLNFANMIEVPVIGMVENMSGIICPHCDEMIHVFGSGGVSKAAEDFGVKVLGTLPIETDVAATSDSGKVHEDIKGNSEWYKVFNEIVDAVEEFVK encoded by the coding sequence ATGTCATCCAATATTCAATCACCTGAAAGTCTGCTTAGCGCAAAGCCAGAGGAGCCAAAGCTCGTATCCAATCTCAGAGGGATAAAGAACAAGATCATGGTCATGAGCGGAAAAGGCGGTGTGGGAAAAAGCACAGTCTCCGCTAATCTTGCTGCAACCCTTGCAGACCGCGGTTACAAGGTCGGTCTTCTTGACAGCGACATACACGGTCCGACCATCCCTACAATGTTCGGTGTGGAAGGCCAGAGACCGGTCGTCGGGGAAAACGGGATCGTTCCGGTTCCGGTCAACGATAACCTGAAAGTGATGTCCGTAGGTCTACTTCTCGACAGCGATGATTCACCGATCATCTGGAGAGGTCCTGCAAAGATGAGCGCTATCAAGCAGTTTCTGGAAGAGGTTGACTGGGGAACACTTGACTACCTTATCATCGACTTGCCTCCTGGAACAGGAGATGAACCACTGAGCATTGCACAGCTCATCGGAAACCTTGACGGTGCCGTTGTTGTCACAACCCCACAGGACGTTGCACTTACAAGCGTCAGGAAATCACTCAACTTCGCAAACATGATCGAAGTTCCTGTTATCGGAATGGTAGAGAACATGAGCGGAATCATCTGCCCACACTGTGATGAGATGATCCATGTGTTTGGCTCAGGAGGAGTATCAAAGGCAGCAGAGGACTTTGGTGTCAAAGTGCTGGGTACATTGCCTATCGAAACAGATGTTGCAGCAACCAGCGACAGTGGAAAGGTCCATGAAGATATCAAAGGAAATTCCGAATGGTACAAGGTCTTCAATGAGATCGTCGATGCTGTGGAAGAGTTCGTAAAATAA
- a CDS encoding DUF134 domain-containing protein, with the protein MTCRGRPKSPRRVKCNPEGFYFKPRGVALSELEVISVAVEELEALRLVDYEGLQQQEAATQMGISRRAFWEDLKSARKKIAFALTTGKAIEIKGGNYVSIKDQNESN; encoded by the coding sequence ATGACATGCAGAGGAAGACCTAAAAGCCCCAGAAGGGTCAAATGTAACCCTGAGGGATTCTATTTTAAGCCACGAGGAGTTGCACTTTCGGAGCTTGAGGTGATCTCCGTTGCAGTGGAAGAGCTGGAAGCATTAAGACTTGTGGACTATGAAGGACTCCAGCAACAGGAAGCAGCAACACAAATGGGAATCTCAAGGCGTGCATTCTGGGAAGATCTTAAGAGTGCAAGAAAGAAGATAGCCTTTGCATTGACCACAGGCAAAGCAATAGAGATCAAAGGCGGGAACTATGTCAGCATCAAAGACCAGAATGAATCGAACTGA
- a CDS encoding ORC1-type DNA replication protein yields MDKDMLMWDETIFRDGSVLELDHLPDHFSHRDSQVQSLMYSLRPALRGMRPVNSLLSGPPGTGKTTTVMKVFEEMKKHTQDVVFVKVNCQMDSTKFAVIARVYKALFKVSPPASGVAFRKLFEKVMNFLIENEKTLVLCLDDINYLYHEGNADDVMYSMLRAHEQFPGARVGVIAIVSDTGKLYQFDPKVNSVFLPEEVAFPRYEYDELQDILGRRIDLAFYPNVVSDEVKDSIVEYVDMTGDLRVGIDLLKRSGLNAERRSSRTISVDDVEDAYEKSRLLHLGRSIMSLTSDERALLGLIAKQKECQTGDLYKLFHELTGLGYTRFYDMVNKLNDARYVTTDFSGKGTRGRTRIVKPRYHPEDILKCLE; encoded by the coding sequence ATGGATAAGGACATGCTGATGTGGGACGAGACCATTTTCAGGGATGGTAGTGTTCTTGAACTGGACCATCTTCCTGATCATTTCTCCCATCGTGACTCGCAGGTGCAATCCCTTATGTACAGTCTGCGCCCCGCACTTCGGGGAATGCGGCCTGTCAACAGCCTCCTTAGCGGTCCGCCAGGTACCGGAAAGACGACCACGGTCATGAAAGTGTTCGAGGAGATGAAAAAACATACGCAAGATGTCGTCTTCGTAAAGGTTAACTGCCAGATGGACTCCACAAAGTTCGCTGTTATTGCAAGGGTCTACAAGGCACTTTTCAAAGTATCCCCTCCTGCATCCGGTGTTGCATTCAGGAAACTTTTCGAAAAGGTCATGAACTTCCTGATCGAGAACGAGAAGACCCTGGTGTTGTGTCTTGATGATATCAATTATCTTTATCACGAAGGAAATGCCGATGACGTCATGTATTCCATGCTCAGGGCCCATGAACAGTTCCCCGGTGCAAGGGTGGGTGTTATCGCCATCGTCAGTGATACGGGGAAGCTCTACCAGTTCGACCCCAAGGTGAATTCGGTGTTCCTTCCTGAAGAGGTTGCCTTCCCGAGATATGAATATGATGAACTTCAGGATATCCTTGGCAGGAGGATCGACCTTGCGTTCTATCCGAATGTCGTATCAGATGAGGTAAAAGATTCTATTGTGGAATATGTTGATATGACAGGTGACCTTCGTGTTGGCATTGACCTGCTTAAACGTTCCGGCCTTAATGCTGAAAGAAGGTCTAGCAGGACAATATCCGTTGACGACGTGGAGGATGCATACGAAAAATCCCGTTTGCTGCATCTTGGAAGGAGTATCATGTCCCTTACATCTGATGAGAGGGCCCTTCTGGGGCTTATTGCAAAGCAAAAGGAGTGTCAGACCGGTGATCTTTACAAGCTCTTCCATGAATTGACAGGTCTTGGGTATACTCGCTTCTATGATATGGTCAACAAGCTCAACGATGCACGTTATGTGACCACTGATTTTTCCGGCAAGGGTACGCGTGGTCGTACAAGGATCGTAAAGCCAAGATATCATCCGGAAGATATTCTCAAATGTCTTGAATGA
- a CDS encoding molybdenum-dependent transcriptional regulator, which yields MIMGAMMETRTKVWLTEDGKHIIGAGKVNLLKVIDEERSLSKACKKLGISYKHAWLILKKMNERVDHEVVYTVRGGKDQGTFLTEYGKQLIDEYEASRTYIDETVGDDTSWENISFKLSARNKLLGRVVKVEKGDIVSKVKIEVDPAILTSIVTAEAVDRLDVKEGDELFAIIKSTEVMLAKPSRMPEESGDE from the coding sequence ATGATCATGGGGGCAATGATGGAAACAAGGACTAAAGTATGGCTTACTGAGGATGGGAAGCACATAATCGGTGCTGGAAAAGTAAACCTTCTTAAAGTAATTGACGAAGAACGTTCTTTAAGCAAAGCATGCAAAAAACTTGGTATCTCCTACAAGCACGCATGGCTCATCCTGAAAAAGATGAACGAACGAGTTGATCACGAGGTCGTTTACACTGTCAGGGGTGGAAAGGATCAGGGTACTTTCCTGACCGAATACGGTAAGCAACTGATCGACGAATATGAAGCAAGCCGGACCTACATTGATGAAACGGTTGGTGATGATACATCATGGGAGAACATCTCTTTCAAACTGTCTGCCCGCAACAAACTGCTTGGCAGGGTTGTTAAAGTCGAGAAAGGGGATATTGTTTCCAAGGTAAAGATCGAGGTCGACCCTGCAATCCTTACATCCATTGTAACTGCAGAAGCGGTTGATCGCCTTGATGTAAAAGAGGGCGATGAACTGTTTGCCATCATCAAATCCACTGAGGTCATGCTTGCAAAACCGTCCCGTATGCCTGAGGAAAGTGGGGATGAATAA
- a CDS encoding exodeoxyribonuclease III, translated as MSSISILSWNVNGLRSMVKKGFLEWVAEAQPDILCLQETKAQERQLPTKLRHIDSYIPYFFSAERKGYSGVAVYTKTQPVNVEYGLGEKRFDVEGRTLIAEYEDFVLFNIYFPNGKASDERLQYKMDFYDAFTERADGFKDEGKNVIVCGDVNTAHKEIDLARPKQNEKSSGFLPMEREWIDKFLDHGYIDTLRMFNQEPGQYSWWDLKTRARDRNVGWRIDYFFASESLRNRISSAYILPDVMGSDHCPIGLDLEIDQ; from the coding sequence ATGAGCTCTATTAGTATTCTTTCATGGAACGTCAATGGCCTGAGGTCAATGGTGAAGAAAGGTTTTCTGGAATGGGTGGCTGAAGCACAGCCTGATATTCTCTGCCTTCAGGAGACCAAGGCACAGGAAAGGCAGCTTCCCACAAAACTTCGACACATCGATAGTTATATTCCATATTTCTTTTCAGCCGAACGTAAAGGTTACAGTGGTGTTGCGGTCTATACGAAGACCCAGCCTGTGAACGTTGAGTACGGGCTCGGTGAGAAGCGCTTTGACGTGGAGGGGAGGACGCTCATCGCAGAATATGAGGATTTCGTTCTTTTCAACATATATTTCCCCAATGGGAAGGCCTCTGATGAGAGGCTTCAGTATAAGATGGACTTTTATGATGCTTTCACGGAACGTGCAGATGGCTTCAAAGATGAAGGTAAGAACGTCATTGTATGCGGGGATGTCAACACTGCTCACAAAGAGATCGATCTTGCACGACCCAAACAGAATGAGAAATCATCCGGATTCCTGCCTATGGAAAGGGAATGGATCGACAAATTCCTTGATCACGGATACATTGATACTTTGCGGATGTTCAATCAGGAGCCAGGCCAGTATAGCTGGTGGGACCTGAAGACACGTGCGAGGGATCGTAATGTTGGCTGGAGGATAGACTACTTCTTTGCAAGTGAAAGTCTCAGGAACAGGATAAGTTCAGCTTACATATTGCCGGATGTAATGGGTTCTGATCACTGTCCCATAGGACTTGATCTGGAGATTGATCAGTAA
- the thsA gene encoding thermosome subunit alpha: MAGQMSGQPIFILREGNQRTKGRDAQSNNIMAAKAVAEAVRTTLGPKGMDKMLVDSLGDVVITNDGATILKEMDIEHPAAKMIVEVAKTQDDEVGDGTTSAAVIAGELLKKAEEMIDQDVHPTIIASGYRMASKKAGEILKTLSKQVTCDNKEMLTKISDTAMTGKGAEASKEVLSKIAVDAITSIVDQDDGNKVGIENVKIEKKVGGRIDDSELIEGMILDKERVHANMPKKIEGAKIALLNTAIELKETEVDAEISITSPDQLQSFLDQEEAMLRNLVTSITDSGANVVFCQKGIDDMAQHFLAKAGLFAVRRVKKSDMEKLVRSTGAKLVTNIEEMNADDLGQADLVEERKIGGDNMVFITGCVNPKSVSILLRGGTEHVIDNIERALEDALRVVAVAIEDEELVAGGGAPEVEVALRLNEYAATLSGREQLAVKAFAEALEIVPRTLAENAGLDPIDMLVELRSHHEKGTKTAGLNVYTGTVIDMWDNAVVEPLRVKTQAMNSAAEAAVMILRIDDIIASTRAPPMPEGAGMPPGMGGGMPPMM; encoded by the coding sequence ATGGCAGGACAGATGTCAGGACAGCCTATCTTCATTTTAAGAGAAGGTAACCAGAGAACAAAGGGCAGGGATGCCCAGAGCAACAACATCATGGCAGCAAAGGCAGTTGCTGAAGCAGTAAGAACAACACTTGGTCCAAAAGGAATGGACAAGATGCTTGTAGATTCCCTCGGAGATGTAGTAATCACCAACGACGGTGCAACTATCCTCAAAGAGATGGACATCGAGCACCCAGCTGCAAAGATGATCGTCGAGGTCGCAAAGACACAGGACGATGAGGTCGGAGATGGTACAACATCTGCAGCTGTCATTGCAGGCGAACTTCTCAAGAAAGCAGAAGAGATGATCGACCAGGACGTACACCCAACAATCATCGCATCCGGATACAGGATGGCTTCCAAAAAGGCAGGAGAGATCCTCAAGACCCTTTCAAAGCAGGTCACATGTGACAACAAGGAAATGCTCACCAAGATCTCAGACACCGCAATGACCGGAAAGGGCGCAGAAGCATCAAAGGAAGTACTTTCCAAGATCGCTGTAGACGCAATTACCAGCATCGTTGACCAGGATGACGGAAACAAGGTAGGTATCGAGAATGTCAAGATCGAGAAGAAGGTCGGCGGACGTATCGACGACTCTGAGCTCATCGAAGGTATGATCCTTGACAAGGAAAGGGTACACGCCAACATGCCAAAGAAGATCGAAGGTGCAAAGATCGCACTCCTCAACACTGCTATCGAACTCAAGGAAACAGAAGTCGATGCAGAGATCTCCATCACATCCCCTGACCAGCTCCAGTCCTTCCTCGACCAGGAAGAGGCAATGCTCAGAAACCTTGTGACCAGCATCACCGACAGTGGCGCAAACGTCGTATTCTGCCAGAAAGGAATCGATGACATGGCACAGCACTTCCTTGCAAAGGCAGGTCTCTTTGCAGTCAGGCGTGTCAAGAAGAGCGACATGGAGAAACTCGTCCGTTCCACAGGTGCAAAACTTGTAACCAACATCGAAGAGATGAACGCAGACGACCTTGGACAGGCAGACCTCGTCGAAGAGAGAAAGATCGGTGGCGACAACATGGTATTCATCACCGGCTGTGTCAATCCAAAGTCAGTTTCAATCCTCCTCCGTGGCGGTACAGAGCACGTTATCGACAACATCGAGAGAGCACTCGAAGATGCACTCCGTGTAGTCGCTGTTGCTATTGAAGATGAAGAGCTCGTCGCTGGTGGCGGAGCACCTGAAGTAGAGGTTGCACTCAGACTCAACGAGTACGCAGCAACCCTCAGCGGAAGGGAACAGCTCGCAGTCAAGGCATTCGCAGAAGCTCTCGAGATCGTTCCAAGGACACTTGCAGAGAACGCAGGTCTTGACCCAATAGACATGCTTGTTGAACTGCGCTCACACCACGAGAAGGGCACAAAGACCGCTGGTCTTAACGTCTACACCGGCACTGTCATCGACATGTGGGACAATGCAGTTGTTGAGCCACTCAGGGTAAAGACCCAGGCAATGAACTCAGCAGCAGAAGCAGCAGTCATGATCCTCAGAATCGACGACATCATTGCATCCACCAGAGCACCACCAATGCCAGAAGGCGCTGGTATGCCTCCAGGAATGGGCGGCGGAATGCCTCCAATGATGTAA
- a CDS encoding DUF5350 domain-containing protein, producing the protein MGKTGSIEWVKVKGRKGRTIKVEKAFGAKAHPGPAQRYASNGSKRRFFKRSPKAIVS; encoded by the coding sequence ATGGGCAAAACAGGAAGCATTGAATGGGTAAAGGTCAAAGGAAGAAAAGGAAGGACAATCAAAGTGGAGAAAGCTTTTGGAGCAAAGGCACACCCAGGTCCTGCACAGAGATACGCATCCAACGGATCCAAGAGGCGTTTCTTTAAGAGATCACCAAAAGCCATTGTCAGCTGA
- a CDS encoding DNA double-strand break repair nuclease NurA: MTLEPVHIKAISSMVARIDSMSEDEDPEKAPEIFELLSELEYDGKVVLKALGKLFRGKVDIDRMSLAKDPFEKTYSCDSGSTNPISFNSGLYIDLCHCSIASTPTDIDMHSKWTMVMSSYSPSTAMVIDTTGGWEQFDGNEGRASIVRIRPGLLKKRVDRMVHNIALYLSESEHILWLMDKFDEDSFFIMDGPIYPKQLMYWMVVESDDVQIRDDENAKQILQNYVDIMDHHIGNRRPLIGFVKNPEDMQIMITLRKKYGMSDLPWLRDSQFFKNVLSPGTEDSREKGASEGKSSRWITYTNWFLQPNQFYENMMDSTSLVLAPEMELKHRFPKEDYAITFFMVFVPSLDVLFKVEAPYGITKDEQMRDLMTRKVLHDIAVNGIPMTLSKADSLAKIRIVEKKLIKGMFKDQKIDTIYNDVRWGESTDDQ; this comes from the coding sequence ATGACCCTTGAGCCGGTTCACATAAAGGCAATTTCCAGCATGGTAGCCCGTATCGACAGCATGTCCGAGGACGAGGATCCGGAGAAGGCACCTGAGATATTTGAACTCCTAAGTGAGCTGGAATACGATGGAAAGGTAGTCCTTAAGGCACTGGGGAAGCTTTTCCGCGGCAAGGTTGACATTGATCGTATGTCACTTGCGAAAGACCCTTTTGAGAAGACATATTCCTGTGACAGTGGCAGTACCAATCCCATATCCTTCAACAGCGGTCTCTATATAGACCTCTGCCATTGCAGTATTGCTTCAACTCCGACAGACATCGACATGCATTCAAAGTGGACCATGGTTATGTCATCGTACTCTCCATCCACTGCAATGGTCATCGATACCACCGGAGGATGGGAGCAATTCGATGGAAACGAAGGTCGTGCCTCCATTGTGAGGATCAGGCCCGGACTGCTTAAGAAAAGGGTTGATCGGATGGTGCACAACATTGCACTGTACCTTTCGGAATCCGAGCACATTTTGTGGCTAATGGACAAATTCGATGAAGACAGTTTTTTCATAATGGATGGTCCCATTTATCCAAAACAGCTGATGTACTGGATGGTCGTGGAATCCGACGATGTGCAGATCAGGGATGATGAGAACGCAAAACAGATCCTGCAGAACTATGTGGACATCATGGACCATCACATTGGGAACAGAAGACCTCTCATTGGGTTTGTGAAGAACCCGGAGGACATGCAGATAATGATAACCCTTCGGAAGAAGTATGGTATGTCAGACCTCCCCTGGCTGAGGGATTCTCAGTTCTTCAAGAACGTGCTCTCACCCGGTACGGAGGACAGCCGGGAAAAGGGTGCTTCCGAAGGTAAAAGCAGTCGTTGGATCACATATACCAACTGGTTCCTGCAGCCAAACCAGTTCTACGAGAACATGATGGACAGTACTTCCCTGGTGCTGGCTCCTGAGATGGAGCTGAAGCACAGGTTCCCGAAAGAGGACTATGCTATTACATTCTTCATGGTGTTCGTTCCTTCTCTTGACGTTCTTTTCAAGGTAGAGGCACCCTACGGGATAACCAAGGACGAGCAGATGAGGGACCTGATGACGAGGAAGGTCCTGCACGATATTGCAGTAAACGGCATTCCAATGACACTTTCAAAGGCGGATTCGCTTGCGAAGATAAGGATCGTGGAAAAAAAGCTGATCAAAGGTATGTTCAAGGATCAGAAGATCGATACAATTTATAATGATGTGAGATGGGGTGAATCAACAGATGATCAATGA
- a CDS encoding ATP-binding protein, which produces MINDTDILAYASGSSLDEEKQLSTENGKSLDGTVFEEYDTGFTADMVTGDVNNAFGIITTGFEPLEVTESGSKIAGYITTEHRSQVRLGTYVIVPYEDEHLFARIWKLQYQQQFEVDDATEIHSRRMLRSNTTAELDYKYLAYLDPICILYEQEPGNADSLMRRMADRIPRPNTPILPVTEKLKIQTGLNIPREGIFLGHLSVGGELVHTHASPPTVPYYLRNDYSMGDPLIFRHMLVCGSTGTGKTFLTKNILRQFMSEENRYQVRDNGEGVKKNRMPCLVIMDPQDEYSQLLEDNPELVSSDEHNMNSESVMFGGVPSTKTFVAKVDGHNYNGRSRAEQAEFTIPFEMVRNNSWLIAAAGLTELQGIALELLLEDYFRRPGTHTYNGFIEHIDDAGVRGTYVDNGKVHESSYDGIVRKVKNQAFRRVFDQPATPITEMLADIFKAGQVCVFPTEYISNSRIRDLITLTLMTIVVDNKLSTSGAALVKETPIILVLDEAHRYLAKGSGEHSKRIISKFADAARQGRKEGLGLFLITQDPQDIDETVFKQVNSRVILNLSNDAAISAMKVKKEYEKRIPYLKKGQMIIQSPDNSDVVEITGLSKCVVKHI; this is translated from the coding sequence ATGATCAATGATACAGATATATTGGCATATGCATCAGGAAGTTCCCTTGACGAAGAGAAACAGCTGTCAACGGAAAATGGTAAGTCTCTGGATGGAACTGTTTTCGAAGAGTATGATACCGGGTTTACGGCTGATATGGTAACCGGTGATGTGAACAATGCCTTTGGTATCATAACAACAGGTTTTGAGCCGCTGGAGGTCACGGAGTCGGGCTCGAAGATCGCCGGATACATCACCACGGAGCACAGATCACAGGTGCGCCTGGGTACATATGTGATAGTGCCATATGAGGACGAGCATCTCTTTGCCCGCATCTGGAAGCTCCAGTACCAGCAGCAGTTCGAGGTGGATGATGCCACTGAGATCCACTCACGTAGGATGCTCAGAAGCAATACCACCGCTGAGCTTGATTACAAGTACCTTGCCTACCTGGATCCCATTTGCATCCTGTATGAGCAGGAGCCAGGGAATGCTGATTCATTAATGCGTCGTATGGCAGACCGCATCCCACGACCGAACACCCCGATACTGCCGGTGACCGAGAAACTGAAGATTCAGACCGGCTTGAACATTCCTCGCGAAGGTATCTTCCTTGGGCACCTGAGCGTGGGAGGTGAACTTGTACATACCCATGCATCACCTCCGACAGTGCCATACTACCTGAGGAACGATTACTCAATGGGTGATCCGCTGATATTCCGTCATATGCTTGTATGTGGAAGTACCGGTACGGGCAAGACCTTCCTTACAAAGAACATCCTGCGCCAGTTCATGAGCGAAGAGAACAGGTACCAGGTGCGTGATAATGGTGAAGGTGTGAAAAAGAACAGGATGCCATGCCTTGTGATAATGGACCCTCAGGATGAATATTCCCAACTTCTGGAGGACAACCCTGAACTTGTTTCTTCCGATGAGCATAATATGAACTCTGAGAGTGTCATGTTTGGCGGTGTTCCTTCCACCAAGACCTTTGTGGCAAAGGTGGATGGTCACAATTACAATGGCAGGTCCCGTGCCGAGCAGGCCGAATTTACGATCCCCTTCGAGATGGTCAGGAACAATTCCTGGCTGATCGCTGCAGCAGGACTGACCGAATTGCAGGGAATTGCCCTGGAACTCCTGCTTGAGGATTACTTCAGGAGGCCCGGCACGCATACGTACAACGGCTTTATCGAACACATCGATGATGCAGGCGTGAGGGGGACCTATGTTGACAACGGGAAGGTGCATGAATCATCCTATGACGGTATCGTAAGGAAGGTGAAGAACCAGGCCTTCAGGCGTGTCTTCGACCAGCCGGCAACTCCTATCACCGAGATGCTTGCGGATATCTTCAAAGCGGGACAGGTCTGCGTATTCCCCACTGAGTACATCTCGAACAGCAGGATACGTGATCTCATAACACTTACACTCATGACCATTGTAGTGGACAACAAACTGAGCACTTCAGGTGCTGCACTGGTCAAGGAAACACCGATCATCCTTGTGCTGGATGAGGCACACAGGTACCTTGCGAAAGGTTCCGGAGAGCACTCGAAACGTATCATTTCCAAGTTCGCGGATGCAGCCCGTCAGGGACGTAAGGAAGGCCTGGGACTGTTCCTGATAACACAGGATCCTCAGGATATCGATGAGACTGTGTTCAAGCAGGTCAACAGCCGTGTGATACTGAACCTTTCCAACGATGCCGCAATAAGTGCCATGAAGGTCAAAAAGGAGTACGAAAAGCGTATTCCTTACCTCAAGAAAGGTCAAATGATCATCCAGAGTCCTGATAACAGTGATGTCGTGGAGATCACAGGGCTTTCAAAGTGCGTTGTAAAGCATATCTGA